A single Lactuca sativa cultivar Salinas chromosome 8, Lsat_Salinas_v11, whole genome shotgun sequence DNA region contains:
- the LOC128127665 gene encoding protein FAR1-RELATED SEQUENCE 5-like: protein MSYSEKEFIVRASTSKIGPTMAHKLRASLRGGYEFVKPKVVDYKNLRRDINRVIGYKDAQMIVNTMNDRRAHYPNYSFEFNCQDDVLDCMFWADEMEKAYYAEFGDVISFDATFRTNKYRMVFVPFTAIDHHKKSVTVGYGLLRNESIESYSWLLKAFLTTHGKEPTLVLTDQNDATKQVVENVFRNSKHRLCMWHIMKKLKKKISDDLFTNTDFRKRFSKLVWDINIKPDVFEVKWGLLMKEFNLEDTRWFKYMFTIRDSWIPGYFSDIPMCGLMKTTSRSESMNSLFNTYSESGNLLLNFMMNYDTVIQKQRNTQRELDRASKKASYKMQTPREIELQASKVEIKAEEKEINCSCKHFKRMGGLCRHDFTIMMRCGVKEIPERYILKRWRKDVISRNYRFSFVQSDSGDCENVKLVNDSYYSFESCLDNVRDDKKRLVLFAEKQQMLLKEFESDYISPGLKCKTDVEVVCKILGVTIPIPEEINIHVLEV from the exons atgtcatattcagaAAAAGAGTTTATTGTGCGTGcttccacatcaaaaataggtccaACTATGGCTCATAAGTTGAGGGCAAGTCTGAGAGGTGGGTATGAGTTTGTAAAGCCCAAAGTAGTTGACTATAAAAATTTAAGGAGAGATATCAACAGGGTTATTGGTTATAAAGATGCCCAAATGATAGTAAACACAATGAATGATCGTCGAGCTCACTATCCAAATTACTCATTTGAGTTTAATTGTCAAGATGATGTTTTGGACTGTATGTTTTGGGCTGATGAAATGGAGAAGGCATATTATGCTGAATTTGGTGATGTTATCTCGTTTGATGCGACTTTCCGAACAAACAA GTATCGAATGGTTTTTGTTCCGTTTACTGCTATTGACCATCATAAAAAATCGGTTACTGTTGGATATGGGTTGCTAAGAAATGaaagcattgagtcttactcttgGTTGCTTAAAGCATTTCTTACAACTCATGGGAAAGAACCAACACTTGTTTTAACTGATCAAAATGATGCAACAAAACAAGTTGTTGAGAATGTGTTTCGTAATTCAAAGCATCGATTATGTATGTGGCATAtaatgaaaaagttgaaaaaaaaa ATATCAGATGATTTATTCACAAACACAGACTTTAGAAAAAGGTTTTCGAAGCTTGTTTGGGACATTAATATAAAACCTGATGTTTTTGAGGTGAAGTGGGGTTTGCTTATGAAGGAATTCAATCTTGAAGACACAAGATGGTTTAAATACATGTTTACAATACGTGATTCATGGATACCTGGATATTTTAGTGATATTCCAATGTGTGGTTTGATGAAGACTACATCGAGGTCAGAGAGTATGAATTCATTATTTAATACATATTCAGAAAGTGGGAACTTACTTTTGAATTTCATGATGAATTACGACACTGTCATTCAAAAGCAAAGGAATACTCAACGAGAGCTTGATAGGGCATCAAAGAAAGCATCATATAAAATGCAAACACCTCGAGAAATAGAACTACAAGCATCAAAG GTTGAAATAAAAGCTGAAGAGAAAGAAATAAATTGCAGTTGTAAACATTTTAAGCGTATGGGTGGTTTATGCAGACATGATTTTACAATAATGATGAGATGTGGTGTTAAAGAAATTCCTGAAAGGTACATTTTGAAGAGATGGAGAAAGGATGTGATATCAAGAAATTATCGTTTTAGTTTTGTTCAATCCGATTCAGGTGATTGTGAGAATGTAAAGCTAGTCAATGATTCATATTATAGTTTTGAATCATGTTTGGATAATGTAAGAGATGACAAAAAGAGATTGGTTTTGTTTGCTGAGAAACAACAAATGTTGTTGAAGGAATTTGAGAGTGATTATATTTCTCCTGGATTGAAATGCAAGACAGATGTTGAAGTCGTATGCAAGATTTTGGGTGTTACTATTCCTATTCCAGAAGAGattaatattcatgttcttgaagttTAA